Proteins from a single region of Acidovorax sp. NCPPB 3576:
- a CDS encoding serine/threonine protein kinase, whose amino-acid sequence MDNLPGTEPTPSLSSSSHPFAPLTPDLVLDALASVDLYGDGRLMALGSYENRVYQVSLEDGSRVVAKFYRPDRWSDAQILEEHAFSAELAQAEVPMVAPLELQGRTLHHHAGFAFSVSPWRGGRTPELDDFEVLEWIGRFLARIHTVGEARPFALRPALDAATFAQEPHDWLLAEEIIPLDQQSAWRSACEDAIQLIAKSAWNTAAGSTFALKDAKALRLHGDCHPGNVLWTPTDRPGGGPHFVDLDDARTGPAVQDLWMLLSGDRRQRTVQLSALLDGYEQFRPFDRRELALIEPLRTLRLIHYSAWLARRWADPIFPINFPWFGSSDYWRGQVDMLHEQMEAMQEAPLSA is encoded by the coding sequence ATGGATAACCTGCCCGGCACCGAGCCCACCCCTTCTCTTTCCTCCTCCTCGCACCCCTTCGCGCCCCTCACCCCCGACCTCGTGCTGGACGCGCTCGCCAGCGTGGACCTGTACGGCGATGGCCGCCTCATGGCGCTGGGCTCATACGAAAACCGCGTGTACCAGGTGTCGCTGGAAGACGGCAGCCGCGTCGTCGCCAAGTTCTACCGGCCGGATCGCTGGAGCGATGCGCAGATCCTGGAAGAGCACGCCTTCTCCGCCGAACTCGCCCAGGCCGAGGTGCCCATGGTCGCTCCGCTGGAACTGCAGGGCCGCACGCTGCACCACCACGCGGGCTTTGCGTTCTCGGTCAGCCCCTGGCGCGGGGGGCGCACACCCGAGCTGGACGACTTCGAGGTGCTGGAGTGGATCGGCCGCTTCCTCGCCCGCATCCACACCGTGGGCGAGGCCCGGCCCTTCGCGCTGCGCCCGGCGCTGGACGCGGCCACCTTCGCGCAGGAGCCGCACGACTGGCTGCTGGCCGAGGAGATCATCCCGCTGGACCAGCAGTCGGCCTGGCGCAGCGCCTGCGAAGATGCTATTCAATTGATAGCAAAAAGTGCATGGAATACGGCGGCAGGCAGCACTTTTGCCTTGAAAGACGCGAAAGCGCTGCGCCTGCACGGCGACTGCCACCCCGGCAACGTGCTGTGGACGCCCACCGACCGGCCCGGCGGCGGCCCGCACTTCGTGGACCTGGACGACGCGCGCACCGGCCCGGCCGTGCAGGACCTGTGGATGCTGCTGTCCGGCGACCGCCGCCAGCGCACCGTGCAGCTGTCCGCGCTGCTGGACGGCTACGAGCAGTTCCGCCCCTTCGACCGGCGCGAGCTGGCCCTGATCGAGCCGCTGCGCACGCTGCGGCTGATCCACTACAGCGCCTGGCTGGCGCGCCGCTGGGCCGACCCGATCTTTCCGATCAACTTCCCGTGGTTCGGCAGCAGCGACTACTGGCGCGGGCAGGTGGACATGCTGCACGAACAGATGGAAGCGATGCAGGAAGCGCCGCTGTCGGCCTGA
- a CDS encoding response regulator, whose translation MSLSRYVLRSFSHLPLTAKIVFLVGLMGVISTASMLYATSKMRGIDQQYNALIEREAQSALHIGDAALLLSESSRLVYAVLTEQDEATMRAALTSLAQLQAQFNRQIDTTEALVPANAAQLQAIRQRATAAFALAARIVDAASRWRGDRALQIIHGEFEPALRALQQDMNHQRNDSVTQFQESSVRLGQVTRDTILTTALAVGIGLALVIALSSWVAVFQISRPILRLTRHMERLTDRDYDDTVTVTGTERRDEVGTMAKALQVFKESMQRADRLAIEVAASAEARRLSEQLVDLTGAIPGAVFQMHVRPDGWQRFLFVSDKAAELQGRPAHELLRLEGPVEQTYGLPPSGQDALRERFEHSLRTLQPLDFDVEVAHGDRSRWLKTLATARRLPDGAVLFNGVWLDVTEQKNQARALAQAAEEKATFLAVMSHEIRTPLNAILGLAQLALKDDSLAPPQRERMDQMYRAGRRLLGIVNDTLDFSKIDGGHLVLETVPFELPTLLADLSELFDHKAKTKGLRFRVEVAEGVPPYLLGDPHRIGQVLVNFVNNAIKFTEAGEVALTLSAHAATPAEGLSPAAGMEAGEGDLILHCAVRDTGIGLTDEQQAHLFQAFHQADATITRRFGGTGLGLAISRQLALLMGGDAGVHSTPGEGSTFWFTARVQRSARPALPAQGERGARAPSAPAALAGLRVLLVDDNELNRLVAAGLLESGGLHVDTANDGAEALRRLDEAPDGTHYDAVLMDMQMPVMDGLTATRALRQDPRFAHLPVIAMTANAARQDIERTKAAGMNDHLSKPVLEERLWATLSRWMAPGGQEVPAAPATAFMSQGAKVDDHHAPSAPVAGAAEAGADALFDEEALQELRGVFTADRFDALVARFIHDCEQRLERIHDARHAGAWSRLRQETHELGGTVGSFGLQRLSGITRALEKAADAKDGVEVDALIRWAEEAMALGLQELKMALSRT comes from the coding sequence ATGTCCTTGTCCCGGTATGTCCTGCGGTCCTTCTCCCACCTGCCGCTCACCGCGAAGATCGTCTTTCTCGTCGGGTTGATGGGTGTGATTTCCACCGCGTCGATGCTCTACGCCACCAGCAAGATGCGCGGCATCGACCAGCAGTACAACGCGCTGATCGAGCGCGAGGCGCAGAGCGCGCTGCACATCGGCGATGCAGCCCTGCTGCTGAGCGAATCGAGCCGCCTCGTGTATGCCGTGCTGACCGAGCAGGACGAGGCCACCATGCGCGCCGCCCTGACCAGCCTGGCCCAGTTGCAGGCGCAGTTCAACCGGCAGATCGACACCACCGAAGCCCTGGTGCCCGCCAATGCCGCGCAACTGCAGGCCATCCGCCAACGTGCCACCGCCGCCTTCGCGCTGGCCGCGCGCATCGTCGATGCCGCCTCGCGCTGGCGCGGCGACCGGGCGCTGCAGATCATCCACGGCGAGTTCGAGCCCGCCCTGCGCGCACTGCAGCAGGACATGAACCACCAGCGCAACGACTCCGTCACGCAGTTCCAGGAATCGTCCGTTCGGCTCGGCCAGGTCACGCGCGACACCATCCTGACCACCGCGCTGGCCGTGGGCATCGGCCTGGCGCTGGTGATCGCGCTGTCGTCGTGGGTGGCCGTCTTCCAGATCTCGCGGCCCATCCTGCGGCTCACGCGGCACATGGAGCGGCTCACCGACCGCGATTACGACGACACCGTCACCGTCACCGGCACCGAGCGGCGCGACGAAGTGGGCACCATGGCCAAGGCGCTCCAGGTGTTCAAGGAAAGCATGCAGCGCGCCGACCGCCTGGCCATCGAGGTGGCCGCGAGCGCCGAGGCGCGCCGCCTGTCCGAGCAGCTCGTGGACCTGACCGGCGCCATTCCCGGCGCCGTGTTCCAGATGCACGTGCGCCCCGATGGCTGGCAGCGCTTTCTCTTCGTGAGCGACAAGGCTGCCGAACTGCAGGGCCGGCCCGCGCACGAACTGCTGCGCCTGGAAGGCCCCGTGGAGCAGACCTACGGCCTGCCGCCGTCCGGGCAGGACGCGCTGCGCGAGCGCTTCGAGCACAGCCTGCGCACCTTGCAGCCGCTGGACTTCGACGTCGAGGTGGCGCACGGCGACCGCAGCCGGTGGCTCAAGACCCTGGCCACCGCGCGGCGCCTGCCCGATGGCGCCGTGCTGTTCAACGGCGTGTGGCTGGACGTCACCGAGCAAAAGAACCAGGCCCGCGCGCTGGCCCAGGCCGCCGAAGAGAAAGCCACCTTCCTGGCCGTGATGAGCCACGAAATCCGCACCCCCTTGAACGCCATCCTGGGCCTGGCCCAGCTGGCGCTCAAGGACGACAGCCTGGCGCCGCCGCAGCGCGAGCGCATGGACCAGATGTACCGCGCCGGCCGCCGGCTGCTGGGCATCGTCAACGACACGCTCGACTTCTCCAAGATCGACGGCGGCCACCTCGTGCTGGAAACCGTGCCGTTCGAGCTGCCCACCCTGCTGGCCGACCTGTCGGAGCTGTTCGACCACAAGGCCAAGACCAAGGGCCTGCGCTTTCGCGTGGAAGTCGCCGAAGGCGTGCCGCCCTATCTGCTGGGCGATCCGCACCGCATCGGGCAGGTGCTGGTCAACTTCGTGAACAACGCCATCAAGTTCACCGAAGCGGGCGAAGTCGCCCTGACCCTCTCTGCGCATGCCGCCACACCGGCCGAAGGCCTCTCACCCGCCGCCGGCATGGAGGCAGGAGAAGGCGATCTGATCCTGCATTGCGCCGTGCGCGACACCGGCATCGGCCTGACCGATGAACAGCAGGCCCACCTCTTCCAGGCCTTCCACCAGGCCGACGCCACCATCACGCGCCGCTTCGGCGGCACCGGACTGGGCCTGGCCATCTCGCGCCAGCTGGCCCTGCTGATGGGGGGCGATGCCGGCGTGCACAGCACGCCCGGCGAAGGCAGCACCTTCTGGTTCACCGCCCGCGTGCAGCGCAGCGCCCGCCCGGCCCTGCCCGCCCAGGGCGAGCGCGGCGCCCGCGCCCCGAGCGCCCCCGCGGCGCTGGCCGGCCTGCGCGTGCTGCTGGTGGACGACAACGAACTCAACCGCTTGGTGGCCGCGGGCCTGCTGGAATCCGGCGGCCTGCACGTGGACACCGCCAACGACGGCGCCGAAGCCCTGCGCCGCCTCGACGAAGCGCCCGATGGCACGCACTACGACGCCGTGCTGATGGACATGCAGATGCCCGTGATGGACGGCCTAACCGCCACCCGAGCGCTGCGCCAAGACCCGCGCTTCGCCCACCTGCCCGTCATCGCCATGACCGCCAACGCCGCGCGCCAGGACATCGAGCGCACCAAAGCGGCCGGCATGAACGACCACCTGAGCAAGCCGGTGCTGGAGGAAAGGCTGTGGGCCACCTTGTCGCGCTGGATGGCGCCTGGCGGGCAGGAGGTGCCTGCTGCCCCTGCGACGGCATTCATGTCACAGGGCGCAAAAGTCGACGACCACCATGCTCCTTCAGCACCCGTCGCCGGGGCCGCTGAAGCGGGCGCGGATGCGCTCTTCGATGAAGAGGCCCTGCAGGAACTGCGCGGCGTGTTCACCGCTGACCGCTTTGATGCGTTGGTCGCCCGATTCATTCACGACTGCGAGCAGCGACTGGAACGCATCCACGACGCCCGCCACGCCGGGGCCTGGAGCCGCTTGCGACAGGAAACCCATGAGTTGGGGGGCACGGTGGGAAGTTTTGGGCTGCAGCGGTTGAGCGGGATTACTCGGGCATTAGAAAAGGCCGCGGATGCGAAGGATGGGGTAGAGGTGGATGCACTTATTCGGTGGGCCGAGGAGGCGATGGCTCTTGGGCTGCAGGAGTTGAAAATGGCCTTGAGTCGCACATGA
- a CDS encoding ABC transporter substrate-binding protein: MPFTFAAAPASPAPVPSAPSALRPFHRGRPRLLSQWGCPALLLWLAFLAGLALPARAEPAGVEVFHWWVTGGERASMDAIRDFTRQRGLAWKEDFSPGSGTARYTDVLAARVRAGRVPTAAQMIGYEIHEWARRGLLENLNGIAAREEWDEVVPNEIQQLSKWQGQWVAAPFNAHSTNWLWVNQSLARRLGAATPPDTWDDLIALLGKARAAGILPLAIGKEAWEHTLLFESVAAGTGGAAFYRRAFLDLDPTALDAPVTTVIFERMRQLAGYLDAGFMRRRWDQATDLVAGGQALLQVQGSWVDGEFKVRGMLPDRDYQCWRFPDTQGMYLFNSDQFVFFKQPARQRAAQERFASILMDPDLQVAVNVRTGAAPARVDVQQAPFNRCGQGAITDLRGANMRRTLMGSIAMGNAHPSAVKAAVYDVVTRHLQGRLDTPGAVAALRAAIARKPS; encoded by the coding sequence ATGCCGTTTACCTTCGCTGCCGCCCCCGCCTCGCCTGCCCCTGTTCCTTCCGCTCCGTCCGCCCTTCGCCCTTTCCACCGGGGACGACCTCGGCTCCTTTCACAGTGGGGGTGCCCCGCGCTGCTGCTCTGGCTGGCTTTCCTGGCCGGGCTGGCCCTGCCCGCCCGCGCCGAACCGGCGGGCGTGGAGGTGTTCCACTGGTGGGTGACCGGCGGCGAGCGCGCCAGCATGGATGCGATCCGCGACTTCACGCGCCAGCGCGGCCTGGCGTGGAAGGAAGACTTCTCGCCCGGCAGCGGCACCGCGCGCTACACCGACGTGCTGGCGGCCCGTGTGCGCGCCGGGCGGGTGCCGACTGCGGCGCAGATGATCGGCTACGAGATCCACGAATGGGCGCGGCGCGGGCTGCTGGAAAACCTCAACGGCATTGCCGCGCGCGAGGAATGGGACGAGGTCGTGCCCAACGAGATCCAGCAGCTCTCCAAATGGCAGGGCCAGTGGGTGGCGGCCCCGTTCAACGCGCATTCCACCAACTGGCTCTGGGTCAACCAGTCCCTGGCCCGCCGGCTGGGCGCCGCCACGCCGCCCGACACCTGGGACGACCTGATCGCCCTGCTCGGCAAAGCCCGCGCCGCCGGCATCCTGCCGCTGGCCATCGGCAAGGAGGCGTGGGAACACACGCTGCTGTTCGAATCGGTCGCGGCCGGCACCGGCGGCGCGGCGTTCTACCGGCGCGCCTTTCTCGACCTGGACCCGACCGCGCTCGACGCCCCGGTCACCACCGTGATCTTCGAGCGCATGCGGCAACTGGCGGGCTACCTGGACGCGGGCTTCATGCGCCGCCGCTGGGACCAGGCCACCGACCTCGTCGCCGGCGGGCAGGCCCTGCTGCAGGTGCAGGGCAGCTGGGTGGACGGCGAATTCAAGGTGCGGGGCATGCTGCCCGACCGCGACTACCAGTGCTGGCGCTTTCCCGACACCCAGGGCATGTACCTTTTCAACAGCGACCAGTTCGTCTTCTTCAAGCAGCCCGCACGCCAGCGCGCGGCGCAGGAGCGCTTCGCCTCCATCCTCATGGACCCGGACCTGCAGGTGGCCGTGAACGTGCGCACCGGCGCGGCGCCCGCCCGCGTGGACGTGCAGCAGGCCCCGTTCAACCGCTGCGGCCAGGGCGCCATCACCGACCTGCGCGGCGCCAACATGCGCCGCACCCTCATGGGCTCCATCGCCATGGGCAATGCCCACCCGTCAGCCGTGAAGGCCGCCGTGTACGACGTGGTCACCAGGCACCTGCAGGGCCGGCTGGACACGCCCGGCGCCGTGGCGGCGCTGCGCGCGGCCATCGCCCGCAAGCCCTCCTGA
- a CDS encoding response regulator transcription factor, translated as MRIAALDDDPILIELIQASAEHAGHLFHPFTDGASLLKALRTETFDLLIVDWHLPDMSGMEVVHALRAGLAPQMPILFVTRRNAEQDVVEALNCGADDFMTKPIRMGELMARTAALLRRAYPSAVARTLDFGRYRFEPKTRSLCMNGTLVDLKNKEYDLALFMFQNAGRLLSREHMRQSVWGEVQDVPSRSLDTHVSRLRSKLALSPENGYVVNAVYGMGYRLDAVEVTQSV; from the coding sequence ATGCGTATCGCTGCCCTTGACGATGATCCGATCCTGATTGAGCTGATCCAAGCCTCCGCCGAACATGCCGGGCACTTGTTCCACCCCTTTACCGATGGCGCCAGCCTGCTCAAGGCCCTGCGGACCGAGACCTTCGACCTGCTGATCGTGGACTGGCACCTGCCGGACATGAGCGGCATGGAAGTGGTGCACGCGCTGCGCGCGGGCCTGGCGCCGCAGATGCCCATCCTGTTCGTGACGCGCCGCAACGCCGAGCAGGACGTGGTCGAGGCGCTCAACTGCGGCGCCGACGACTTCATGACCAAGCCCATCCGCATGGGCGAGCTGATGGCGCGCACCGCGGCGCTGCTGCGGCGCGCGTACCCTTCCGCTGTCGCGCGCACGCTCGACTTCGGCCGCTATCGCTTCGAGCCCAAGACCCGCTCGCTCTGTATGAACGGAACGCTGGTGGACCTGAAGAACAAGGAATACGACCTGGCGCTGTTCATGTTCCAGAACGCGGGCCGCCTGCTGTCGCGCGAGCACATGCGCCAAAGCGTCTGGGGCGAGGTGCAGGATGTGCCCTCGCGCTCCCTGGACACGCACGTCTCGCGGCTGCGCAGCAAGCTCGCGCTGTCTCCGGAGAACGGCTACGTGGTCAACGCGGTGTATGGCATGGGCTACCGCCTGGACGCGGTCGAGGTGACCCAGTCGGTTTGA
- a CDS encoding IPTL-CTERM sorting domain-containing protein, with the protein MVLSFARRAAGLLWPAFASAPARSPVARRVGLGRRMHGLLLAGCLLAPGAVLAQTTDILVNQDAVPASASGPAGGTFHYVVTVRHNTGSAATGVILTDKLPVGSVFQSVTTTPAGMTCTPAIAPGTAITAGNQTVQCDLGTMAVNATKVVDFEVVLPTVSTNWINNARVTRNETDSDPSNDALDRRITTTEAADLALTVTTNPAAPPGNPLTPGQPYRYLVDVNNLGPIGIPAAGRVEVTFSVPTGAAFTRVGGTNGWTCSPTASNASPLVSPGSPTPATVVTCSHAGAVANGDAVPSLEVQAAPNVTGSITTSFSVKGYKDASTEMPDGQPANNTGSAEVNVAGTASDVSVTKAVNGATTYGLNDQVTYTVTPRLNGGTSLAGVPVQVVDTLGTGLSYVSATGTGWTCTPAGQVITCDLPGGYAGANFSNMPAITVVALVQQTGTLPNTVTIDAPTRTDPDTTNNAPASVFITATNVADLQITKAASNYVNGQGVAVAIGQTYQYRLTARNRGPLAIAAAAATVPAAPSIVVSDSVPSGVTLTGLNAASGTGWTCSALPLVGPGTFTCERTAGLAVNANAPDIVVDAVRTTAGSATNNACVKFSPETGGTREDPWYTDPAHGINCQGVGVGASDQTPGNEVQADLSIVKSVDKPTVPAGDVLTYTMVVTNNGTSAATNVSLRDVLPSLVTSASAPGLVSVNTSAGTCTPSGASNVNTATLLCSLGTLNSGASATVTVAIRPTVATTANRTNTATAYSPEVVDPVLGNNTASATSQVTARVDLVASKTVSPTPTAISGEPITYVVRARNNGPSSAENVWLRDVLPANGVLIGTPVASNGGVCDAIPAGNGGTLNCRWGTTGNSVFLANGGQYEVTYRLRAAGAWAPGVKLSNTVEIGTVTDEPVLTNNQAAAEITLTQPELDILVSMAHSADAIALGAETTYTITVKNSGPSFGTNVVMTDTFPVTHPTNGASSATFGFTGGLTVDKGGSCTSPAVGATSGSVSCTFPGLAKDEVATITFKMKAMSLPAGAASGTIFHKAVVSVSETEFLQGGQNTQVNNTTYDQTSTKRDPIATDLSILKAGPDGPIAPGADVDYTFTVRNNGNLTSNGAQVVDPLPAGLTFVSSADCVAAGNSVTCSVGELLAGASRTLRVKTRLAQPYTGTGPLVNTATLDAPGDTNPANNTSSKTTTVQTPPDAITSVPTLSQWALILLSCLLGGLALRQSAPGARRR; encoded by the coding sequence ATGGTTCTTTCCTTTGCACGGCGGGCAGCGGGCCTGCTGTGGCCTGCGTTCGCTTCCGCGCCTGCTCGCAGTCCCGTCGCGCGTCGAGTTGGGCTGGGCCGGCGCATGCACGGCCTGCTGCTGGCCGGGTGTCTGCTGGCGCCTGGGGCCGTGCTGGCCCAGACCACCGACATCCTGGTCAACCAGGACGCGGTGCCCGCATCCGCCTCGGGTCCTGCGGGCGGCACCTTCCATTACGTGGTGACGGTGCGTCACAACACCGGCAGCGCGGCCACCGGCGTGATCCTCACGGACAAGCTGCCCGTGGGATCGGTGTTCCAGTCGGTCACGACGACTCCGGCCGGCATGACCTGCACGCCGGCCATCGCGCCCGGTACGGCCATCACGGCCGGCAACCAGACGGTGCAGTGCGATCTGGGCACGATGGCGGTCAACGCCACGAAGGTGGTCGATTTCGAGGTGGTGTTGCCGACGGTGTCCACCAACTGGATCAACAACGCCCGCGTAACGCGCAACGAAACCGATTCGGACCCCAGCAACGACGCGCTGGACCGCCGCATCACCACGACCGAAGCGGCCGACCTGGCCCTGACCGTCACCACCAACCCCGCGGCGCCCCCGGGCAATCCGCTCACGCCCGGCCAGCCCTACCGCTACCTGGTGGATGTGAACAACCTGGGGCCCATCGGCATTCCCGCCGCAGGGCGCGTGGAGGTCACGTTCAGCGTGCCCACGGGCGCCGCGTTCACCCGCGTGGGCGGCACCAACGGCTGGACCTGCTCGCCGACGGCCTCCAACGCCTCGCCGCTCGTGTCCCCCGGCTCGCCGACGCCCGCCACGGTGGTCACCTGCTCGCATGCCGGAGCGGTGGCCAATGGCGACGCGGTGCCGTCGCTGGAGGTGCAGGCTGCTCCCAATGTGACCGGCTCCATCACGACGTCGTTCTCGGTCAAGGGCTACAAGGATGCGTCCACGGAAATGCCCGACGGACAGCCCGCCAACAACACCGGTTCGGCCGAGGTCAACGTGGCCGGCACGGCCTCGGACGTCTCCGTGACCAAGGCCGTGAACGGTGCCACCACCTATGGGCTCAACGACCAGGTGACCTACACGGTCACGCCCCGGCTGAACGGCGGCACTTCGCTCGCCGGCGTGCCGGTGCAGGTGGTCGATACGCTGGGCACGGGCCTGTCGTACGTGTCCGCCACGGGCACGGGATGGACCTGCACCCCGGCGGGCCAGGTGATCACCTGCGACCTGCCCGGCGGCTATGCAGGCGCGAACTTCAGCAACATGCCGGCCATCACGGTGGTGGCTTTGGTGCAGCAGACAGGCACGCTGCCCAACACCGTCACGATCGACGCGCCGACCCGCACCGATCCCGACACGACCAACAACGCGCCCGCCAGCGTCTTCATCACGGCGACCAACGTGGCCGACCTGCAGATCACCAAGGCCGCGTCCAACTACGTGAACGGCCAGGGCGTGGCGGTGGCCATCGGCCAGACCTACCAGTACCGCCTGACCGCGCGCAACCGCGGACCGCTCGCCATCGCAGCGGCCGCCGCCACCGTGCCGGCCGCCCCGAGCATCGTCGTCTCCGACTCGGTGCCCTCCGGCGTGACCCTGACCGGCCTCAACGCGGCCTCGGGTACGGGCTGGACCTGCTCGGCACTGCCGCTGGTGGGCCCGGGCACCTTCACCTGCGAACGCACGGCCGGGCTGGCCGTGAATGCGAATGCCCCCGACATCGTGGTCGATGCGGTGCGCACGACCGCGGGCTCGGCCACCAACAACGCCTGCGTGAAGTTCAGCCCCGAGACGGGCGGCACGCGCGAGGACCCGTGGTACACCGACCCCGCGCACGGCATCAACTGCCAGGGCGTGGGCGTCGGGGCATCCGACCAGACTCCCGGCAACGAGGTGCAGGCGGACCTGAGCATCGTCAAATCCGTGGACAAGCCCACGGTGCCCGCGGGCGACGTGCTGACCTACACGATGGTGGTGACCAACAACGGCACCAGCGCCGCCACCAACGTGAGCCTGCGCGACGTGCTGCCCAGCCTGGTGACCAGTGCCTCGGCGCCGGGCCTGGTGTCGGTGAATACGAGCGCCGGCACCTGCACGCCTTCGGGCGCGTCCAACGTCAACACCGCCACGCTGCTGTGCTCGCTCGGCACGCTCAACAGCGGCGCCAGCGCCACGGTGACCGTGGCCATCCGGCCCACGGTGGCCACCACCGCGAACCGCACCAACACCGCCACGGCCTATTCGCCCGAGGTAGTGGACCCGGTCCTGGGCAACAACACCGCATCGGCGACGAGCCAGGTCACGGCCCGGGTGGACCTGGTGGCCTCCAAGACCGTCTCGCCCACGCCGACCGCGATCTCGGGCGAACCCATCACGTACGTGGTGCGCGCCAGGAACAACGGCCCGTCGTCGGCCGAGAACGTGTGGCTGAGGGACGTGCTGCCCGCCAACGGGGTGCTGATCGGCACGCCTGTCGCCTCCAACGGCGGCGTGTGCGATGCCATTCCCGCCGGCAACGGCGGCACGCTGAACTGCCGCTGGGGCACCACGGGCAACAGCGTGTTCCTCGCCAATGGCGGCCAGTACGAAGTGACCTACCGCCTGCGGGCGGCGGGCGCCTGGGCGCCGGGCGTGAAGCTCTCCAACACGGTCGAGATCGGCACCGTGACGGACGAGCCCGTGCTGACCAACAACCAGGCCGCGGCCGAGATCACGCTGACCCAGCCCGAGCTGGACATCCTGGTGTCGATGGCGCACAGCGCCGACGCCATCGCCCTGGGCGCCGAGACGACCTACACCATCACCGTGAAGAACTCGGGCCCGTCGTTCGGCACGAACGTGGTGATGACGGACACGTTCCCGGTGACCCACCCCACGAACGGCGCCTCCTCGGCCACGTTCGGCTTCACGGGCGGCCTCACGGTGGACAAGGGCGGCTCCTGCACTTCGCCCGCCGTCGGCGCGACCTCGGGCAGCGTGTCGTGCACCTTCCCGGGCCTGGCCAAGGACGAGGTGGCCACCATCACGTTCAAGATGAAGGCGATGAGCCTGCCGGCCGGGGCCGCTTCAGGCACGATCTTCCACAAGGCCGTGGTGTCGGTGAGCGAAACCGAGTTCCTGCAGGGCGGGCAGAACACGCAGGTCAACAACACGACGTACGACCAGACGTCCACCAAGCGCGACCCGATCGCCACCGACCTGTCGATCCTCAAGGCCGGCCCGGACGGCCCGATCGCCCCGGGCGCGGATGTGGACTACACCTTCACCGTGCGCAACAACGGCAACCTGACCAGCAACGGCGCCCAGGTGGTGGACCCGCTGCCCGCCGGGCTGACGTTCGTCTCCTCGGCCGATTGCGTGGCCGCGGGCAATTCGGTGACCTGCTCGGTGGGCGAACTGCTGGCCGGTGCCAGCCGCACCTTGCGCGTCAAGACCCGTCTGGCACAGCCCTACACCGGCACCGGACCGCTGGTGAACACCGCCACGCTGGATGCGCCGGGCGATACCAATCCGGCCAACAACACGTCGAGCAAGACCACGACCGTGCAGACCCCGCCCGATGCGATCACCAGCGTGCCGACGCTGTCGCAGTGGGCGCTGATCCTGCTGTCGTGCCTGCTGGGCGGGCTGGCGCTGCGCCAGTCGGCCCCCGGCGCCCGCCGCCGCTGA